In Kiritimatiellia bacterium, one genomic interval encodes:
- the folD gene encoding bifunctional methylenetetrahydrofolate dehydrogenase/methenyltetrahydrofolate cyclohydrolase FolD, which produces MSAKIIDGRRMADDIRAELKREISTLKAGGIAPGLGVILVGDNPASKSYVTAKEKACAETGIYSDDNRLPASVTRCALLDLIRRMNADPKIHGILVQLPLPDHLDEKEVLLAINPEKDVDGFHPMNVGRMMLGQKTFLPCTPHGVVQMLTRSGVPLKGAHVVIVGRSNIVGKPLANMLIQKNETANATVTICHTGTKDIGYFTRQADVVVAAAGRPNTITAGMVREGAVVIDVGVNRVKDADKKSGFRLAGDVDFEGVRDKAAMITPVPGGVGPMTITMLLYNTVESARRFQAEHSEAN; this is translated from the coding sequence ATGTCTGCGAAAATAATAGACGGCCGCCGGATGGCGGACGATATCCGCGCCGAGTTGAAGCGCGAGATTTCAACGCTGAAAGCCGGGGGCATCGCGCCGGGGCTCGGCGTTATCCTCGTGGGCGACAATCCCGCTTCCAAATCCTATGTTACCGCCAAAGAAAAGGCCTGCGCGGAAACCGGCATTTATTCCGACGACAACCGCCTGCCCGCCTCCGTCACCCGGTGCGCGCTCCTGGACCTGATAAGACGCATGAATGCCGATCCCAAAATCCACGGGATTCTTGTCCAACTGCCCCTGCCGGACCATTTGGACGAAAAGGAAGTTCTTCTGGCAATCAATCCGGAGAAGGACGTTGACGGGTTTCATCCCATGAATGTCGGGCGGATGATGCTCGGGCAGAAGACCTTCTTGCCTTGCACGCCCCACGGCGTCGTGCAAATGCTGACGCGCTCGGGCGTGCCCCTGAAAGGCGCCCACGTCGTCATCGTCGGCCGCAGTAACATTGTCGGCAAACCGCTCGCCAACATGCTCATTCAGAAAAACGAGACGGCGAACGCCACGGTAACAATCTGCCACACGGGCACAAAGGACATCGGATATTTTACCCGCCAGGCGGATGTGGTCGTGGCCGCGGCCGGGCGGCCGAACACCATCACGGCCGGCATGGTCCGGGAGGGCGCGGTGGTGATTGACGTGGGCGTCAACCGCGTGAAGGACGCGGACAAAAAATCAGGCTTTCGGCTGGCTGGCGACGTTGATTTTGAGGGCGTCAGGGACAAGGCCGCCATGATCACCCCGGTGCCGGGCGGGGTGGGGCCGATGACAATTACCATGCTGCTTTACAACACGGTGGAGTCAGCCCGCCGGTTTCAGGCGGAACATTCCGAAGCAAATTAA
- a CDS encoding Gfo/Idh/MocA family oxidoreductase, with the protein MDAKLKWGVIGSGGIARRRTIPEGIAAARNAELTAVYDVNEQLNRQVSEQFLCRAAASLEELLKEDVQVVYIATPAALHHGHVLRAARAGKHILCEKPLGMNIKEAREMISACKKAKVRLGAAFMMRFQSQHKAALQMIQEGKLGKMVYGRAQFSCWYPPIPDAWRQSKSQGGGGALIDMGGHCIDLLEMFFGPAKRVSCLINNSVHSYETEDSAVVLLEFETGAFGTVDVFFCVPDNSSKNALELYGSQGSILCKNTIGQEPSGEMTAFLAGRSAGYDARQSRRPDDGEPIAADSFNTYRAEIEEFSQAILDKRPCLNSAEIGLQSQKVISACYKSAATGRAVKV; encoded by the coding sequence ATGGATGCAAAACTGAAGTGGGGCGTGATCGGATCCGGCGGGATTGCCCGGCGCAGGACCATCCCGGAAGGGATTGCGGCCGCGCGCAACGCGGAATTGACGGCGGTTTATGACGTCAACGAGCAGCTCAACCGGCAAGTATCCGAACAGTTCCTCTGCCGGGCCGCCGCTTCCCTTGAAGAACTGCTGAAAGAGGATGTCCAGGTGGTTTATATCGCCACCCCGGCCGCTTTGCACCATGGCCATGTTCTCCGGGCGGCCCGGGCCGGCAAGCACATTCTGTGCGAAAAACCGCTCGGCATGAACATCAAGGAGGCCAGGGAAATGATTTCCGCGTGCAAAAAAGCGAAAGTCAGGCTGGGCGCGGCGTTTATGATGCGTTTCCAGTCCCAGCACAAGGCGGCTTTACAGATGATTCAGGAGGGCAAGCTGGGCAAGATGGTGTATGGAAGGGCACAGTTTTCCTGCTGGTACCCGCCCATACCGGACGCCTGGCGTCAGAGCAAATCGCAGGGCGGGGGCGGCGCGCTCATTGACATGGGCGGCCATTGCATTGACCTGCTGGAAATGTTTTTTGGTCCCGCGAAAAGGGTGAGCTGCCTCATTAATAATTCCGTGCATTCCTATGAGACCGAGGACAGCGCCGTTGTCCTGCTTGAATTTGAAACCGGCGCCTTCGGGACCGTGGATGTTTTTTTCTGCGTCCCGGACAACAGCAGTAAAAACGCGCTGGAACTTTACGGATCCCAGGGGAGCATTTTGTGCAAAAACACAATCGGCCAGGAGCCGTCCGGGGAAATGACCGCTTTCCTTGCGGGGCGGTCCGCCGGATATGATGCCCGGCAGTCCCGCCGCCCGGATGACGGCGAGCCGATTGCCGCGGACTCGTTCAACACCTACCGGGCGGAAATTGAGGAGTTCAGCCAGGCCATTTTGGATAAGCGTCCCTGCCTTAACTCGGCCGAAATCGGCCTGCAGAGCCAGAAAGTGATCTCGGCCTGTTATAAATCGGCCGCCACCGGCCGGGCCGTCAAGGTTTAA
- a CDS encoding amidohydrolase family protein — protein MFIDCHLHARIKDGLPRNAAGDNYTTPEELIAMMDRTGVDKGVLLPGVSPECRHQITTPEDILEIAAKYPDRFIPFCNLDPRSETNSPEADFSRPLLYYKERGCKGVGELCANIPFDDPLALNLFKYCEACEMPVLFHIGPKAGGCYGLIDDLGLPRLEKCLQLFPKLVFIGHSQPFWAEISADVTEKNRNTYPPGKIIPGGAVPRLLDNYPNLYGDISAGSRYNALTRDPESGFQFMEKYQDRLLFGTDICSPKNNHRHAEFLRNSLKEGKISGKTFEKITWQNINRTLSLGL, from the coding sequence ATGTTCATTGACTGCCATCTGCACGCCAGAATCAAGGACGGACTGCCGCGCAATGCCGCGGGCGACAACTACACCACCCCGGAAGAGCTGATCGCCATGATGGATAGAACCGGCGTGGACAAGGGAGTTTTACTGCCCGGCGTAAGCCCCGAATGCCGGCATCAAATAACCACGCCCGAAGACATACTGGAAATTGCGGCAAAATATCCCGACCGCTTCATTCCGTTCTGCAATCTTGATCCGCGTTCGGAAACCAACTCCCCGGAAGCGGATTTTTCACGGCCGTTGCTTTACTACAAGGAGCGCGGCTGCAAGGGAGTGGGAGAACTCTGCGCCAACATCCCTTTTGACGATCCTTTGGCGCTCAATCTCTTTAAATATTGTGAAGCATGCGAAATGCCGGTTTTATTCCATATTGGCCCGAAGGCCGGCGGCTGTTACGGACTGATAGACGACCTCGGCCTGCCCCGGCTGGAAAAATGCCTGCAATTGTTCCCGAAACTTGTTTTCATCGGCCATTCCCAGCCCTTCTGGGCCGAAATCAGCGCGGATGTGACGGAAAAGAACCGGAACACTTATCCGCCCGGCAAAATCATTCCGGGCGGCGCCGTGCCGCGTCTGCTGGACAATTACCCGAACCTTTACGGCGACATTTCCGCCGGGAGCAGATACAACGCCCTGACGCGCGACCCGGAGTCCGGATTTCAATTCATGGAAAAATACCAGGACCGGCTCCTGTTCGGCACCGATATCTGCTCGCCGAAAAACAATCACCGCCACGCCGAATTCCTGCGGAATTCACTGAAGGAAGGCAAAATTTCGGGGAAAACGTTTGAAAAAATAACCTGGCAGAACATCAACAGAACATTGAGTCTGGGATTATAA
- the tsaD gene encoding tRNA (adenosine(37)-N6)-threonylcarbamoyltransferase complex transferase subunit TsaD, translating to MNVLGLETSCDETAAAIVSGGRSVRSNVIFSQAGLHRPYGGVVPEVASRNHLEYFPVIITKALAKAGCGWKQIDAVAATYGPGLSGSLLVGMSAGRALALRLGIPFIAVNHLEAHLYAPFLTANVPDMERLAPFVVLIVSGGHTCLVRVEGSGNYRLLGTTCDDAAGEAFDKGAKLLGLGYPGGPEINRLARGGRVDAVAFPRGRLSASAAFGGLSGDMCFSFSGLKTALMYFLRTQAREKRIFPLKDIAASYQEAIIDALCERLFLAVRREEAKCAVVAGGVALNTRLREKLSDVGKSADLRIIFAEPQYCMDNAAMVAGLAGAGSGVAGDAAWTIDVSPNLMIGN from the coding sequence ATGAACGTCCTAGGCCTTGAGACCTCCTGCGATGAAACCGCCGCCGCGATTGTAAGCGGCGGGCGCAGCGTGCGTTCCAACGTCATCTTCAGCCAGGCCGGTTTGCACCGGCCTTACGGCGGGGTTGTTCCCGAAGTCGCATCCCGCAATCATCTTGAGTATTTTCCCGTCATTATTACAAAAGCTCTGGCGAAGGCCGGGTGCGGCTGGAAACAAATTGACGCGGTTGCGGCCACTTACGGGCCCGGCCTGTCCGGCTCATTGCTGGTCGGGATGTCGGCCGGCCGGGCGCTGGCCCTGCGGCTTGGAATTCCTTTTATCGCCGTAAACCACCTGGAGGCCCACCTTTATGCGCCCTTTTTGACGGCCAATGTGCCGGATATGGAACGCCTCGCGCCGTTCGTGGTTTTGATTGTCTCCGGCGGACACACCTGCCTCGTGCGGGTGGAGGGCAGTGGAAATTACCGCCTGCTCGGCACAACTTGCGATGACGCCGCCGGCGAGGCATTTGATAAAGGGGCAAAATTGCTTGGACTCGGCTACCCCGGCGGCCCGGAAATAAACCGGCTGGCCCGGGGCGGCCGCGTTGACGCCGTTGCTTTTCCCCGCGGCCGCCTTTCCGCCTCCGCCGCGTTCGGCGGTTTGTCCGGGGACATGTGTTTCAGCTTCAGCGGGCTTAAGACGGCCCTTATGTATTTTCTAAGGACGCAGGCGCGGGAAAAGAGGATTTTTCCATTGAAAGATATTGCCGCCAGTTATCAGGAGGCTATAATTGATGCGTTGTGTGAGCGCCTTTTTCTGGCAGTGCGGCGCGAGGAAGCGAAATGCGCGGTGGTGGCGGGGGGGGTGGCGCTCAATACGAGGTTGAGAGAGAAATTGTCGGATGTGGGAAAATCTGCGGATCTGCGGATTATTTTTGCCGAGCCGCAGTATTGCATGGACAATGCGGCCATGGTCGCCGGCCTGGCGGGGGCCGGATCGGGCGTTGCCGGCGACGCGGCCTGGACAATTGATGTGTCTCCGAATTTAATGATCGGCAACTGA
- a CDS encoding anti-sigma factor, with product MNAQKDGIDCKRISALLKNSYPDDGLDEATRQQVRQHMAECPACRQAGETLAAISCALRNAPRVNPPESLWLRIRENIRPASVPCLNPSGNFSAARFRFFSPRKSAFAFAAAAAALVIAAVGFYFHSPCLDNGGPAPSLTSLAGNGELRAPDVDFGSDIEKYFL from the coding sequence ATGAACGCGCAAAAGGACGGAATTGACTGCAAACGGATTTCAGCGCTGCTCAAAAACTCTTATCCGGACGACGGACTTGACGAAGCGACGCGGCAACAGGTCCGGCAGCATATGGCAGAATGTCCCGCCTGCCGGCAAGCCGGGGAAACTCTTGCGGCGATTTCATGCGCTTTGCGCAACGCGCCCCGGGTTAATCCGCCGGAAAGCCTGTGGCTGCGCATTCGAGAAAATATCCGGCCGGCGAGCGTTCCATGCCTGAATCCGTCCGGAAATTTTTCCGCGGCGCGTTTCAGGTTTTTCTCGCCCCGCAAAAGCGCGTTTGCTTTTGCGGCGGCGGCCGCGGCGCTGGTTATCGCCGCCGTCGGTTTTTATTTCCACAGCCCGTGCCTGGATAACGGCGGACCTGCACCGTCGCTGACCTCGCTGGCCGGCAACGGCGAACTGCGCGCGCCGGATGTTGATTTCGGGAGCGATATTGAAAAATATTTTCTTTGA
- a CDS encoding helix-turn-helix domain-containing protein, which produces MANSNLIQSVQRCLDILIEVGGHDRGITLRDLAVHMKLKTPTTHNLVRTLKSKGFIQQQPGARYVLGPALFELTFQHQESLLTAKAEKTVRSLFHDMNQKATITFTEVIGGEIQTSLRMSPDQPAIVQKPRRQILNPYASATAVIFHAYASEEEKSVLQERYPFQEYAGMLAPAPGRFADLVKQTREQGYAVAHIAGQNRFAVAAPALSQSHELLAILGLSLFNPDGRKIKEADKPPAIEKLLAAVESLSCFWVSLPGNRSENSARQSRKRRNN; this is translated from the coding sequence ATGGCAAATAGCAATCTAATTCAATCGGTACAGAGATGCCTGGATATTCTTATTGAGGTGGGTGGTCATGACAGGGGGATTACGCTGCGCGACCTAGCTGTACACATGAAACTTAAAACCCCCACGACTCATAATCTTGTCCGCACTCTGAAATCAAAGGGTTTTATTCAGCAGCAGCCCGGCGCGCGATACGTTCTTGGCCCGGCGCTTTTTGAATTAACTTTTCAGCACCAGGAATCTCTCCTGACAGCGAAAGCTGAAAAAACAGTCCGGTCTTTGTTTCATGATATGAACCAAAAAGCGACCATAACTTTTACGGAAGTAATCGGAGGCGAAATCCAAACCAGTCTGCGCATGAGTCCTGACCAGCCGGCCATCGTGCAGAAACCGAGGCGGCAGATTTTGAATCCCTATGCGAGCGCAACCGCGGTTATTTTTCATGCCTATGCGTCTGAAGAGGAAAAAAGCGTTCTCCAGGAACGTTATCCGTTTCAGGAATACGCCGGAATGCTCGCGCCCGCGCCCGGCCGGTTTGCCGATTTAGTGAAGCAGACGCGTGAGCAAGGCTATGCCGTGGCCCATATTGCAGGACAAAACAGATTTGCCGTTGCCGCCCCGGCGCTGAGCCAGTCGCATGAACTGCTGGCGATCCTCGGCCTGAGCTTGTTTAATCCGGATGGACGAAAAATAAAAGAAGCGGACAAGCCGCCGGCGATTGAAAAATTATTGGCAGCCGTTGAAAGCCTTTCATGCTTCTGGGTTTCATTGCCAGGGAATCGTTCGGAAAACAGCGCCAGACAATCGCGGAAACGCCGCAACAATTAG
- a CDS encoding prepilin-type N-terminal cleavage/methylation domain-containing protein, which yields MKQVWRRIHGKAFTLVELLVVVAIIALLAALLLPNLGKVRENARRVNCLSNMNGIYKACAAWGLDPRDSFRPAFPAGYIVGTNGALVKDKSLSPGIFICPSAAGASKGEMHRVADNLEAMTTNNTSYHYISGRKDVDGNYVLLCDINGDRPVFPDIKNNWGGNHDSMGGNFVRCSGSGMWVDSTNNPDMTTNNMLVPSLTNAFNLYGDRKVNPCTNWNACQ from the coding sequence ATGAAACAAGTCTGGCGCAGAATTCACGGGAAAGCTTTTACCCTTGTGGAACTACTTGTCGTGGTCGCGATTATCGCGCTCCTGGCGGCGTTGCTCCTGCCCAACCTCGGAAAAGTCCGTGAAAACGCGCGGCGCGTCAATTGTCTTTCTAACATGAACGGCATTTATAAGGCCTGTGCGGCCTGGGGGCTTGATCCCCGCGATTCGTTCCGGCCCGCTTTCCCCGCCGGCTATATAGTCGGAACAAACGGCGCCCTGGTAAAAGACAAAAGTCTTTCCCCGGGAATTTTTATCTGTCCTTCGGCCGCGGGAGCCAGCAAGGGGGAAATGCATAGGGTGGCTGACAATCTGGAAGCCATGACCACCAACAACACCAGTTACCATTATATATCCGGCCGCAAGGATGTGGATGGCAATTATGTGTTACTGTGCGATATTAACGGCGACCGTCCCGTATTTCCCGATATCAAGAATAACTGGGGCGGAAATCATGACAGCATGGGCGGCAATTTCGTGCGTTGTTCCGGTTCGGGCATGTGGGTGGATTCAACCAACAATCCCGATATGACCACCAATAACATGCTGGTGCCCTCGCTCACCAACGCTTTCAATCTGTATGGCGATCGCAAAGTCAATCCCTGCACGAACTGGAATGCCTGTCAATAA
- a CDS encoding class I SAM-dependent methyltransferase translates to MSTVPKWQYNELKFPGVDYSRKDAAAAYDRMHKKFRNYAKSADEIIRRLALGSNSTVIDLGAGTGAFALHASKKCRTVYAVDISAAMLACCRRQAAKEGLSNIVFCRGGLLSYEHRAEPADAAVCVAALHHLPDFWKAAALTRCRGMLKPGGRLFLFDIVFPSKGTNLNRKIDAWIRNTAAAAGPRLAKEAVVHAREEFSTYDWIMEGIITRSGFHIDAARYGKGFQTSYVCTKR, encoded by the coding sequence ATGTCCACCGTTCCAAAATGGCAATACAACGAGCTGAAGTTTCCCGGAGTGGATTATTCCCGGAAAGACGCGGCGGCCGCATACGACCGCATGCACAAAAAGTTTCGGAATTACGCCAAGTCAGCGGATGAGATTATTCGGCGCCTGGCGCTCGGATCCAACAGCACGGTGATTGATCTCGGAGCGGGCACTGGCGCCTTTGCCCTGCATGCCTCCAAAAAATGCCGCACTGTTTACGCCGTGGATATATCCGCCGCCATGCTTGCTTGCTGCCGCCGGCAGGCCGCCAAGGAAGGATTGTCAAATATTGTGTTCTGCCGGGGCGGCCTGCTTTCCTACGAACATCGCGCCGAACCGGCCGACGCGGCCGTGTGCGTCGCCGCGCTTCACCATCTCCCCGATTTCTGGAAGGCGGCGGCGCTCACCCGCTGCCGCGGGATGCTCAAGCCCGGCGGCAGGTTATTCCTGTTTGACATCGTTTTCCCTTCAAAAGGAACAAATCTGAACCGGAAGATAGACGCATGGATCAGGAACACCGCGGCCGCGGCCGGGCCGCGCCTGGCGAAAGAAGCGGTTGTTCATGCCCGGGAAGAGTTCAGCACTTACGACTGGATTATGGAAGGGATCATCACGCGCAGCGGATTCCATATTGACGCGGCAAGATACGGGAAGGGATTTCAGACGTCATACGTGTGCACAAAAAGATGA
- a CDS encoding RNA polymerase sigma factor yields the protein MENDISREMIIKAKEGDMAAFEEIYRLTSGFVFNTALRIVRHYADAEEIAQEAFVKMHKNLGQFAFQSSLKTWLYRITVNAAISRCRKSSGEAHAFAGYRNHLAAEPASAPFPDPVAKKDNETLAAYFLSKLDPEQRACVVLREMEGLAYNEIAEILGIPINTVRSRLFRARETLLELAKKEPLV from the coding sequence ATGGAAAACGACATTTCGCGGGAAATGATCATAAAGGCGAAAGAGGGCGATATGGCGGCCTTTGAGGAAATATACCGCCTGACAAGCGGATTTGTCTTTAACACGGCTTTGAGGATTGTGCGCCATTATGCCGATGCCGAAGAAATAGCCCAGGAAGCGTTCGTGAAAATGCATAAGAACCTGGGCCAATTTGCGTTTCAATCCTCATTGAAAACCTGGCTTTACCGCATCACGGTCAATGCCGCCATCAGCCGCTGCCGGAAAAGCTCCGGCGAGGCGCACGCCTTCGCCGGGTACAGGAATCATCTTGCGGCCGAGCCGGCTTCCGCGCCGTTCCCCGATCCGGTCGCTAAAAAGGACAACGAAACCCTGGCGGCCTATTTCCTTTCCAAACTGGACCCGGAACAGAGAGCCTGTGTCGTTTTGCGCGAGATGGAGGGGCTGGCTTACAACGAAATTGCCGAAATTCTCGGCATCCCGATCAACACCGTGCGTTCGCGTCTGTTTCGCGCGCGGGAAACGTTGCTGGAACTGGCAAAAAAGGAGCCGTTGGTATGA
- a CDS encoding MarC family protein, translating to TIGTLLVMGAETTTLNGKTVGFVALLLAVTCVAAILLAGSVLQRILGVRGISILSKLTGLILAALAAQMIMTGVQHFLGIHMQ from the coding sequence CCACGATCGGCACGCTGCTTGTGATGGGAGCGGAAACAACCACCCTCAACGGAAAAACCGTCGGATTTGTGGCCCTTCTTCTCGCCGTCACGTGTGTGGCGGCAATCTTGCTTGCCGGCTCGGTTCTTCAACGCATTCTGGGGGTGCGAGGCATTTCAATCCTCAGCAAACTGACCGGCTTAATCCTGGCGGCACTCGCCGCCCAAATGATCATGACAGGCGTCCAGCATTTCCTTGGAATTCACATGCAATGA
- a CDS encoding S41 family peptidase, producing MFKSIKRKLFWFALALGLTVNLVVGAKIASQNGKSEDSAEVAFEKMQLLAEVLLQIRRSYVDEDKTQYKDLLYGALKGMLQSLDPHSQFMEPATFEDMKNDTAGEFGGLGIVIGMRDGILTVIAPMEDTPAYRAGIMHGDKIIAIDGESTENLNLQEAVKKMRGEPGTKVKIKILRAKPQEIKELEIVRAVIKVESVKGVKMAADRIGYIRIIQFNEPTAGALQKALESLLEQGMQALILDLRNNPGGLLSSAIEVSQKFLKGGEKIVSTRGRPGAGVQNQYASRGKYHYTDFPIVILINGGSASASEIVAGALQDYKRAILVGEKTFGKGSVQSVLSLDDGSAIRLTTAKYYTPNERMIHDKGIEPDVYIPMSPEQWQKVLIKRSRDELGDISGDEAGLDLSGAVDVQLERAIDILKAIRSFQVKRR from the coding sequence ATGTTCAAATCCATAAAACGCAAGTTGTTCTGGTTTGCCCTCGCGCTGGGCCTGACGGTCAACCTGGTGGTCGGCGCCAAGATCGCCTCGCAGAACGGCAAAAGCGAGGATTCCGCCGAGGTCGCCTTTGAAAAGATGCAGCTCCTGGCGGAAGTGCTCCTGCAAATCCGGCGCAGTTACGTTGACGAGGATAAGACCCAGTACAAGGACCTGCTCTACGGCGCCCTGAAGGGCATGCTGCAGTCGCTGGACCCGCACAGCCAGTTCATGGAGCCCGCCACTTTTGAGGACATGAAAAACGACACGGCCGGCGAGTTCGGCGGACTCGGCATCGTGATCGGCATGCGGGACGGCATCCTGACCGTCATCGCTCCCATGGAAGACACGCCCGCTTACCGGGCGGGCATAATGCACGGTGATAAAATCATTGCGATTGACGGCGAATCAACGGAAAATCTCAATCTCCAGGAAGCGGTCAAGAAAATGCGCGGAGAGCCGGGGACCAAGGTGAAAATTAAAATCCTGCGCGCCAAGCCCCAGGAAATCAAGGAGCTGGAAATAGTGCGGGCCGTTATCAAGGTGGAAAGCGTCAAGGGCGTGAAAATGGCCGCCGACCGCATCGGCTATATCCGTATCATCCAGTTCAACGAGCCGACCGCGGGCGCCCTGCAAAAGGCGCTGGAAAGCCTGCTGGAGCAGGGGATGCAGGCGCTGATCCTGGATTTGCGCAATAATCCCGGGGGATTGCTCAGTTCGGCCATTGAAGTTTCGCAGAAGTTTCTAAAGGGCGGTGAAAAAATAGTTTCCACGAGGGGCCGCCCCGGCGCGGGGGTCCAGAACCAGTACGCTTCGCGCGGAAAATATCATTACACCGATTTTCCGATTGTCATTCTCATCAACGGCGGCAGCGCCAGCGCCTCGGAAATAGTCGCCGGCGCTCTTCAGGATTACAAACGGGCCATCCTGGTCGGCGAAAAAACGTTCGGCAAGGGTTCGGTCCAGAGCGTTTTGTCGCTGGATGACGGATCCGCCATCCGCCTGACCACCGCAAAATACTATACCCCCAACGAACGCATGATCCATGACAAGGGCATTGAGCCGGATGTTTATATCCCCATGTCGCCGGAACAGTGGCAGAAGGTGCTCATCAAACGCTCGCGCGACGAGCTTGGCGATATCAGCGGAGACGAGGCCGGGCTTGATCTCTCCGGCGCGGTTGACGTCCAGTTGGAGCGCGCCATTGACATTCTGAAGGCCATTCGGAGCTTCCAGGTAAAACGTCGTTAA
- a CDS encoding periplasmic heavy metal sensor, protein MKKTAQTIPCMFLLSAIMLMPVFAGDQGEVARPAGNDDERRDAAMARLELSAGQKEKIDALRQSQRGQMQALMQALREKNRQIRDKLNDPAVTRETIAPLAAEIKEIHSKMVDLRINNIFAIKEILNAEQIRKLQEFKRQRNGPEGACRPFWGGKKRGNRENDIKED, encoded by the coding sequence ATGAAAAAAACAGCGCAAACAATTCCGTGCATGTTTTTGCTCTCGGCCATTATGCTTATGCCCGTTTTTGCGGGGGATCAAGGCGAGGTTGCCAGGCCGGCGGGGAACGATGACGAGCGCCGTGATGCGGCCATGGCCCGGCTGGAATTAAGCGCCGGGCAAAAGGAAAAAATAGATGCCCTGCGCCAGAGCCAGCGCGGGCAGATGCAGGCCCTCATGCAGGCGTTGCGGGAAAAAAACCGGCAGATCCGGGACAAATTGAACGATCCTGCCGTAACCCGCGAGACCATTGCCCCGCTCGCCGCGGAAATCAAGGAAATTCACTCCAAAATGGTGGATCTGCGGATCAATAATATTTTCGCCATCAAGGAAATACTCAACGCCGAACAGATTCGCAAACTGCAGGAATTCAAACGGCAAAGAAACGGACCGGAAGGCGCTTGCCGTCCGTTCTGGGGCGGAAAAAAGCGCGGGAACAGGGAAAATGACATAAAGGAGGATTAA
- a CDS encoding AraC family transcriptional regulator, whose protein sequence is MNFEILAGHAFQFVAFCPVFHAEAKGIGRIQANDDCHLMHIARGSGTVFIEDKKYRLRPGTVIAVPPFVRFYFKINAPFEMLNIHYRVKLAGGEALEERAVLPLVFRPEYFKDVLKILRRMENLREKNTPGRLPLAASAHEIVLRHLTGAPLREKERAVIDARLTNACRRLSAPDCATFRATETARLCGLSVSQMNRLFKKCFHMPPHKFWERKRFGELCRQLRFADDSLAQIATRAGFEDNAYFSRWFHKMAGCSPSEFRRRRI, encoded by the coding sequence ATGAATTTTGAAATCCTGGCCGGCCATGCGTTTCAGTTCGTTGCCTTCTGCCCGGTATTTCACGCCGAGGCAAAGGGCATCGGGCGCATTCAGGCCAACGACGATTGCCACCTGATGCACATTGCGCGCGGGAGCGGAACGGTTTTTATTGAAGACAAAAAATACCGCCTGCGGCCCGGCACGGTGATCGCCGTGCCGCCTTTCGTGCGCTTTTATTTCAAGATCAACGCGCCCTTTGAAATGCTCAACATCCATTACCGGGTCAAACTCGCCGGCGGCGAGGCGCTGGAGGAGCGCGCCGTTTTGCCCCTCGTTTTCCGGCCGGAATATTTTAAAGACGTCCTTAAAATCCTGCGCCGCATGGAAAATCTCCGCGAAAAAAATACGCCGGGGCGCCTGCCGCTGGCAGCATCGGCGCATGAAATCGTTTTGCGTCATTTAACCGGCGCGCCCTTGCGCGAAAAAGAGCGCGCCGTGATTGACGCGCGGCTGACGAACGCCTGCCGCCGCCTGAGCGCGCCGGACTGCGCGACTTTCCGGGCAACGGAAACAGCGCGCCTCTGCGGGCTGAGCGTGAGCCAGATGAACCGGCTTTTTAAAAAATGTTTCCACATGCCGCCCCATAAATTCTGGGAGCGCAAACGTTTTGGAGAGTTATGCCGGCAATTGCGCTTTGCGGACGATTCCCTCGCCCAAATCGCCACCCGCGCCGGTTTTGAGGACAACGCCTATTTTTCGCGCTGGTTTCACAAAATGGCCGGCTGCTCGCCCTCGGAATTCCGCCGGCGGCGGATTTGA